Sequence from the Candidatus Accumulibacter similis genome:
CAGGCTGCCGGCCATGTCGACGGCGCTGAAGACCAGGCGCATCGCAAAGCCCATCGCGAAGCCGATCAGCAACTGCTGCGCGAGCAGCAGCAGTCCGATTCCCGACCCCGGGTCGAGTACCGGCATCGGCGGCAGCAGCGGCGCGACGCCCAGGGTCACGGCGAGGCCGGCGGCCAGCCGCACGCGTACCGGCAGGGCCGGATTGTTGAACGGTGGTGCCGTCGCCATCAGCGCCAGGACGCGTGCCAGCGGGAAGAAGAAGGCGACCACCCAGGCGTTGATCTCGGCGCTGCTGAGGCTGATCATCCGGGGTTCAGCCGATCATTTGGGGAATGCTCTCGAACAGTCGTCGCACGTAGTCGACCATGAGCTGCAGCATCCAGGGTCCGGCGGCGAGAAGAACCAGGAAGACGCCAACGAGCTTCGGGATGAACGACAGGGTCTGCTCGTTGATCTGCGTCGCCGCCTGAAAGATGCTGACGACGAGGCCGATGAGCAGGGCTGCGAGAAGCAGTGGCGCGGACAGGAGCAAGGTCATCTCGACCGCCTGCCGTCCGATTTCCATCACCGTCGAGGGGGTCATGCGGCGAAGCTGGCGACCAGCGACCCGAGGAGAAGATGCCAGCCATCGACCAGCACGAACAGCATCAGCTTGAACGGCAGCGCCACCATCACCGGCGACATCATCATCATGCCCATCGACATCAGCACGCTGGCGACCACCATGTCGACGATCAGGAAGGGAATGAAGATGACGAAGCCGATCTGGAACGCGGTTTTCAGTTCACTGGTGACAAAAGCTGGAATCAGCAGGCGCATCGGGATCTCGGCAGTGGACGCGAAGCCCGGGCTTCGGCTCATGCGGACGAAGAGCGCGATATCGGATTCGCGTGTCTGCTTGAGCATGAACTCCCGCAGCGGCACGGCACTGCGCTCGACGGCCGCACTGAAGCTGATCCTGTCCTCCGACAGTGGCACGTAGGCCTCGCTGTGGATGCGGTCGAGAACCGGCGACATGATGAAGAAGCTCAGGAACAGCGCCAGGCCGATCAGCACCTGGTTCGGCGGCGAGGTCTGGGTGCCGAGCGCGTGCCGCAGCAGCGAGAGGACGATGATGATGCGCGTGAAGCTGGTCATCATCAGCAGCGCTGCCGGAATGAAGGTGAGCGCGGTCAACGTCAGCAGCGTCTGTACCGACAGCGTGTAAGTCTGGCTGCCGTCGGCACCGGGCGTGCTGGTGACCATCGGCAGCCCGCCGGCCTGTGCCCAGGTGGCAAGCGGCGCAACGAGGAGCAGGAGGAAGCCGAGGCGGCGGCTAAGGTCAGCCGTCTTCATTCTTGCGCTCGGAGATGCGTTTCAGCCACTGGGCAAAGTGCCTCTCACCTTCGCCCCCGGCGTGCGGGTCACCCTTTGGCAGGGTATGCAGGGCGCGAATCTGTCCCGGTACGATGCCGACGACGATCCAGGTTTCATCGACCTCGACCAGGACGATGCGCTCGCGCGGGCCGATCATCAGCCCGCCGACGAGGCGCAGCGGTCCGCTGCCGCCGAATCCGCGGCCACCATTCAGCCGGCGCAACAGCCAGGCGCCAAGGAACAGGAGCGCCACCACCAGCGCCAGGGCGAGCGTACCCTGCAGCAGCATGCCGGTGCCGAATGTCGGCACTTCGCTGCCGGCTGGCTGCGCCAGCACGGTCGGCGGCAGCATTGTCAGCAGGGTCGCGGCACGGCCACGGCGACCAGGGTAGACGGACGAGCGTCGAGGCAAGAGGGTTGGCCCGGTGAGGATGCTGGTACACATCATAATGCAAGTGCAGTCCGGGTGAACATTCTGCACGACTGCGATCGGCAGCGGTTCGTTCGCTGCATCGCGCGCCTCGCATCCCGCGCCCGACGGGACGGCTGCTGCAGACCCCTCAGTGGCCGAGTCGGCGTGCGCGTTCCGACGGGGTGACGATATCGGTCAGGCGAATGCCGAACTTGTCATTGACGACGACGACTTCGCCCTGGGCGATCAGCGTGCCGTTGACGAAGACATTCAGCGGTTCGCCCGCCATCGCATCGAGCTCGACGACCGAGCCATGAGCCAGCAGCAGCAGGTTGCGGATCGTCATCTTGGTGCGGCCGAGCTCGACGGCGATCTGGACCGGGATGTCCAGGATCATGTCGAGCTCGTTCATCAACGATCCCTTGCTTCCCGCTTCGTCAAAACTGGGGAAGATGCTGGCAGTCTGCGCCTTGCCCGCCGGCGCGGCTGCGGCCATCGCCTGCTCGGCCATTGCCGCTGCCCAGTCGTCGTCAAGCCCGGCGTCGTCGGTTGCGGGCGTTCCGGGTTCGTCCATTTCGCTAGCCATTGTTTTCTCCCGCGGAGCTTTCCGCGCGTTCTGCCGCCAGGAAGCGCTCGACCTTGAGCGCGTACTGTCCGCCCTGCTGCCCATAGCGGCATTCCATCAGGGGTACCCCGTCGACCAGGGCGACGACGGTCTCCGGAATCTCCAGCGGGATGATGTCGCCGGCCTTCATCTCCAGGATCCGGCGTAGACTGACGCTCGCGGTTGCCAGCGTCACCGTCAGCTCGACCTCGGCATTCTTCAACTGCTTGCGCAAGGTATTGATCCAGCGCCGGTCGGTTGTCAGTTGATCGCTCTGCATGGCGCTGTAGAGCAGGTCCCTGATCGGTTCGAGCATCGAGTACGGGAAGCAGATGTGCATGTCGGCGCTTGAACCACCGAACTCCAGCGAAAAGGTCGTGGACACGACAATCTCGGAGGGTGTCGCAATGTTGGCGAACTGCGAGTTCATCTCGGAACGGATGTATTCGAAGCCGAGGTCGTAGACCGGTTTCCACGAGCGCGTGTACTCGGTGAAGATGACGCGCAGCAGCCCCTGGATGATGCGTTGTTCGGTGGCGGTGAAGTCGCGGCCTTCGACACGAGTGTGGAAACGGCCGTCGCCGCCGAACATGTTGTCCACGACGAGGAAGACCAGGCTGGGATCGAGGACGAACAACGCCGTGCCGCGCAGCGGTCTTGCGGTGACGAGATTGAGGTTGGTCGGCACCACCAGGTTGCGGGTGAACTCGCTGTACTTCTGGACGCGGATCGAACCGACCGAAATTTCCGCACTGCGATGAAGGTAGTTGAAGAGGCCGATTCGCAGGTAACGGGCAAAGCGCTCGTTGACCAACTCGAGCGTCGGCATGCGTCCGCGGACGATGCGCTCCTGGGTTCCCAGATTGTAGGGGCGAGGCCCCGCAGTTCCCTCGTCAACCTCCTCGTTGGTGTCGGCTTCGCCGGTGACGCCTTTCAGCAGGGCGTCAACCTCATCCTGGGAGAGGAAGTCGGCGCTCATGCGGGCCTACTGGATGATGAACGAGGTGAAGAGTACTTCCTTGATCGGCCAGTCCCGTTTCTTGCCCTTGCCGGCCGGGTCGAGGACGCCGTTCATCTGTTCCCTGATTTCCTGCGCCAGGGTCTCCTTGCCTTCCTTGGTGATCAATTGCGAGGCCTTCTTGCTCGACAGGAGCAGGGTGATGTCGTTGCGCAGCTTCGGTGTGTAGAGCTTGATGTGATCGCCGACCTGCGAGTCGTCGACCTCGACCGAGACGATCAGCTGCAGGAACTGGTCACCGTTCTCCGGAACGAGGTTGACGGTGAATGCGTCGAGGGCGACGTAGACCGGTGGCGCGTTCAGGTCCACCTTCTTCTTCTTCGCCGGTTTGGCCTTCTCGACCACCGCCTCTTCGCCATCGTCCTCGTGCGCGGCGCTGCCCCGCAAAAGGAGGAAGGCGCTCAGCCCGCCGAGGCCGACGACCAGAACCACGAGCAGAATGATGATCAGAAGCTTCTTGCTGCTCTTCGCCGGCGCAGCATCACCGATTTCAGTCGCAGGTTTGGCGTCCTTGGCCATGCGGCGTTTCTCTCCCTGATTACTTCAGCCATCCTTGGGCAGACGCCCCGCCATCGTGCTGCAGGCTCAGGCGAAGACGTCGATCATCGCCCGGCCGCGGCTTGTGGCAACCGGCGCCACGGGCACGCCGGCAGGCGGACCGGCGCCAAGTATAGCCGCATCGGGCAGCCGGTGGGTGGCGGGCGACGAATCCCCCTGTCCCTGCGACTGCTGCCCGAGGGACTGGCTGCCGACGCTGAGCTGTCCGATGTCGATGCCGGCGCTGGCGAACATCTCGCGCAGGCGCGGCATGGCCGCCTCGATGGCGTTGCGCACCTCGGCATTCGGCGACACGAAGTGCGCCGTGGCGCCGTCGCGGTCGAGGTGCAGGCTGATCTCGATGACGCCCAGTTGCGCTGGGTGGACAGTGATCTGTGCGCCCTGTTGCGCGTTGTTGGCAAACCAGAGCAGTTTCTGACCGAACTCGCTTGCCCAGGACGGGTCACGCAGCGGCGTCTGCAGGCTGTGTGCGGCTGCGGGTGTGGCGGCAGCGCCGGCCGCCGCATTGCCGGCGGTGGTCGGCGGTGCTGTGGACTGTACGGGCAGCGCTGGCTCCAGCGGCTCGCTCTCTGCTGCCGCAGCCGGCGCGCGCGGCATGGCGGCGAGGTCGGGGACGGCAAAAGTTGCCGCCTTGAGGCGGGCGTCGGTTGCCGCTGCCGGTAGCTGCCTGCTGTCGGCGGTCGGCCGCAGCGGTTCCGTTGCGCCTGTTCCGCTCTGGGCAGGCAGCAAGGCGGCCAGGGTTTCGCCAGCGGCGGCACCCTGGCCGGCGATCCTTTGGCCATCGCCGCCGCCGTTGCCGGCGGCGGGCGGGCGGTATGACGTCTGTGGCAGCTGCTGGCTCAACACGAGGATGTCGACGGCAGCGGTCGGCGCGACGGTTTCGGCTGCAGGCTGCGGAGCGTCGGCGATGTCTGTTGCCGGCGCTGCTGCGCTGGCGGTCATCGCCGGCACGGCGAGGAGTATGCTGAAGAAGTCGTTGCCGAGAGCCGCTTCATCGGCGCGCGTGCTGCGCACTTCGGCCTCGTCGGCGGCAGCGGGGCGGCCCGGCTGTGCGACGAGTGCCGCGCTGACGATGCTGATGGCCATGACGTTTCCCTTTCGCGAGCTTTCGCCGTACTTGAAGCAAGTGCCGTGCCAAGCTCTGGTTACTGCTCGTGCCGGCCGTCGCTGCCGCGCGCGGCAAACTCGTCCTGCAGCTTCTGCTCGTTTCGCAGTTCCCGCCGGGCCTCGCCGGCACGGTGACGGTCGGAGAGCGTGTCGAAGGCGTTGAGGCGGCTTCGCTGGTTCTGCCACTCGGCCTGCCCGGCGGCGGTATGCGCCGCCTTCAGGGCTGCTGCCTGCTCCTGCTGTCGCACAGCCTCGTCGAGGCGGTCAAGGAATTCCTGGTAGTTGCGCCATTCCGGCTGGCCCAGGCCGTCCTGTACCGCCTGGCGGAAGCGAGCGGTGTATTCGTCGCGATACTGAAGCAACATCGCCAGTGTCTTGCGGGCGTCCCTTTCGGCAGCGATCAGCGCGGCCAGGCGCTGCGTCGCCGCATCGTTGCGGTTGCGCATGAGGTCGAGGACGGATTGCAGGGGAAAGGGTCTGGACACGCTGGCTCCGTTGACCGGTCCTCACAACCAAAGAGGAGGCAAGGGCATTCTAGCCCGTTGGCGCGGCCTGTGCCGGGCCGAACAGGTCGTGCAACTGGGCGATACTGCTGGCCAGGTCGGCACGCTGCCCCAGGCTCTGCTGCAGGAGCCCTTCGAAGCGCGGGTAGATGGCGATCGCCTGGTCGAGCTGCGGGTCCGAGCCGGCGGCATAGGCGCCGACACTGAGCAGGTCGCGCGAGCGCTGATAGCGCGAGAAAAGGCTCTTGAAGCGCCTGATCTGGTCGAGGTGCGAGGGGCTGACGAGGTTGGTCATGGCGCGCGAGATCGACTGCTCGATGTCGATCGCCGGATAATGTCCGGCGTCGGCGAGCGTGCGCGAGAGGACGATGTGGCCATCGAGGATGGCGCGGGCGGCATCGGCGATCGGATCCTGCTGGTCGTCGCCCTCGGCCAGTACGGTGTAGAAACCGGTGATCGAGCCACCACCATCGCGGCCGTTGCCCGCTCGTTCGACCAGTTGCGGCAGGCGGGCAAAGACCGACGGCGGGTAGCCGCGGGTCACCGGCGGCTCGCCGATGGCAAGCGCAATCTCGCGCTGTGCCATCGCGTAGCGGGTGAGGGAGTCCATGATCAGCAGCACGTGTCGGCCGCGGTCGCGGAAATACTCGGCGATGCTGGTGGCGTAGGCGGCTCCCTGCAGGCGCATCAGCGGGCTGACGTCGGCTGGGGCGGCGACGACGACGGCGCGCTGCAGCCCTTCTTCGCCGAGAATCTGTTCGATGAACTCCTTGACTTCGCGGCCCCGCTCGCCGATGAGGCCGACGACGATCACTTCGGCGGCCGTATAGCGGGCCATCATCCCGAGGAGGACGCTCTTGCCGACGCCGGAGCCGGCGAAGAGCCCCATGCGCTGGCCGCGACCGACGCTGAGGAGCGCGTTGATGGCGCGGACGCCGACGTCGAGTGCCTGTTCGATCGGTGCCCGCGACATCGGGTTTACCGGCCGGCTCTGCAGCGGGCGCAACGATCGGGCATTGAGCGGCCCGAGTTGGTCGAGCGGGCGCCCAGCCCCGTCCAGGACGCGCCCGAGCAGCGATTCGCCGACCGGGACGAGCTTCGCACGGTCGATCGAACGTCGTCGTGCCGGCGGTGGCTGGCCGACTCGTGGTGGTCCGTTGGGGGTTTCGAGAGCCACCACCCGGGCGCCCGGCGAAAGCCCGTAGACGTCTTCGGTCGGCATCAGGAACAGGCGCTCACCATGAAAGCCGACCACTTCCGCTTCGATCGGCGAGCCGCCGGACGGCATGACCCGGCATGAGCTTCCCAGCGGCAGCTTCAGTCCCGAGGCCTCCATGACGAGGCCGTTGATGCGTGTCAGGTGGCCGCTGGGCAGCAGCGGGCTGACCTGCGTCGCTGCCTGGCGGCAGCCGGCGATGAAGGCCCGCCAGGCGTCGAGGTGCGGATTGCCGGTGGCTTCAGTCATCGCCTGCGGTCGGCGTCACGGTTGCGCCTTGAGCCACTCGGGGCTGACGCCGATGGCTTCGATGATTCGTCGCCAGCGCGTCTCGACGGTCGCATCGACTTCGCTGGCACCGAGTTCGACGCGACAGCCGCCGGCAGTCAGCGTCGCGTCGTCGATGATCCGCCAGTTGCCGTGCGCGAGTTGTTCGCCCAGCCGTTCGCGTACCAGCACGGCATCGTCGGGGTGCAGGAAGAGTTGCGGCTGACCATGATGCGGATGCAACGCCGTCACGGCCTCCCGGACCAGCGGCAGGATGAGCTGCGGTTGCAGGCGCAGGCTCTGCCGCATCACCTGATTGGCAATCTCGATCGCCAGTGTCAGCAACTGGTCGGCGATATGCTGCTCGATGCCGGCGATGGCCTGTGTCAGATTGTCCAGCACGGTTGCCAGCCTCGCCGCGGTTGCCTGCGCCACGCCGTGCCCTTCGGCATGGCCGGCGGCGTAGCCGGCCGCCTGTGCCGCGGCGAGGACGCGCTCGATTTCCTCGGCCGTCGGCTGGACTGCTGCAGGCTCGGCAGGCAGGGCGGCCGGCGGTACCTCGGCGGCCGTTGTCGTCCTGTCGGTCGCTGGCTGTTCGCCAGCGTGCGCTGCCGCTTCGACCGCTGGCCCGGCAGCGGATTCGGCGGTGGCCGGGCGATCGAAGGCCGTGACCTGCCAGCGCCGATAGGCGGAGACCTTCCCGTCTGGCATCACGTCGCTCACTGGCAGCCCATTCTCAGATCATTTCGCCGCCGCCCGAGGCGCCGAGGACGATCTGGCCTTCGTCGGCCAGCCGGCGGACGACCTTGAGAATCTCCTTCTGTTCGGCTTCGACCTCGGAAAGCCGCACTGGGCCGCGCGACTCCAGATCTTCGCGCAACATTTCCGAGGCGCGCTGCGACATGTTGCGGAAGATCTTCTCGCGCAGCGCTTCGTTCGCACCTTTCATCGCCAAGATCAGCGACTCGGACTGAATCTCGCGCAGCAGCAGTTGGATGGCCCGATCATCCAGATCCAGCAGGTTCTCGAAAACGAACATTTCGTCGAGGATTTGCTGCGCCAGGTCCGGATCGTACTCGCGGATCGAGTCGAGCACGGCAGTTTCGTTGGCGGTGCCCATGAAATTGAGCATCTCGGCAACCGTCCGCACGCCGCCCTTGGCGGCCTTCGTCATGCTGGCGGAACCGGAGAGCAGGCGCAGCATGACGTCGTTGAGTTCCCGCAGGGCCTCCGGCTGGATTCCCTCGAGTGTCGCGACACGTAGCACCACGTCGTTGCGCAGGCGTTCGGAGAACTGGTTGAGGATGTCGCTGGCGTGGTCATGCGCGAGATGCACCAGAATCGTCGCGATGATCTGCGGGTGCTCGTTGCGGATCAGGTCGGCGACGGTCGGCGCATCCATCCATTTCAGTCCTTCGATGCCATTGGTGTCGCCGGGTTGCAGGATGCGCGCGATCAGGTTCGACGCCTTGTCGTCACCGAGCGCCTTGGTCAGCACCGAGCGCACGTAGGCGTCAGTGTCTACGTTTACCGCAGCCGATTCCTCGGCCGATTTCTGGAACTCGCTCAGTACCTCTTCGACGCGCGCGCGCGGAACCGACTTCAGCGTCGACATGGCTTGGCCAAGTTTGTGCACCTCCTTCGGACCCAGGTGCCTGAGCACTTCGGCGGCGTAGTCCTCGCCAAGGGCGATCAGCAGGATGGCGCTCTTCTCGACGCCGTCTTCAGCCGGCATTGGCGCCCGTCCATTGCTTGATGATGTTGGCTACCGCCTGCGGGTCCTGCTGCGCGATCGCGCGCACCGCAGCGAGTTGTCTTTCGAGCAACTCGCTTGCCGTCGGGACATGTTCGCCGCTGCCTTCCTCTTCGCCTTCTTCTTCGGCACGGATGTCGATCTGGCTGCCGATGGTCTTCTCCGTGGCTGGCGGTCCGACCATCGTCCGCATCAGCGGTCGCACGACACCCAGCAGGAGGTAGGCGATGATGGCGGCGATGACCCCGTACTTGACGAGTTCCTTTGCCAGCGACAGGGTTTCCGGGTCGCGCCAGAGCGGAACGCCATCGTCCTTCTCGATGGCGGTGAACGGCGCATTGGCCACCGAGATCGTGTCGCCCCGGTCCTTGTTGAAACCCATCGCCTCCTTGACGAGATCGCTGATCTGCTTTAGCTCGGCGTCGGGCAGCGGTTTGCTGACGGACTTGCCGTCCTTGGCGGTTTCCTTGCGCTGATTGACCACCACCGCTGCCGACAGGCGCTTGATGCTGCCGATCGACTGTCTGACGTGGCGGATCGTCTTGTCGACCTCGTAGTTGGTCGTCGAACTCTTGCTCGTGGTCAGCGGCTGGCCGACGCTGGCGATCGGCGCCTGCACGCCGGCGGCATTGATCTGTCCCGGCAGCGGCGTCGGTGCGGCCCCGGCGGCTGGCGGTACCGCCGGTTGCGTCAATGGTGCGGTTGCCGGTACCGGCGGCTGGTTGCTGAGCGCGCCGGGAACTCCCTGCGCCGTCGGGCTGGTGCTGGCGCTTTCGTTCGTCTGTTGGCTGCGGATGCTGATCTCCGGCGGCGTCGTGTTCGGGCGATGCGTCTCGGCTGTGTGCTCGCTCTGCGAGAAGTCGATGTCGGCGGCGACCTGCACGCGTGCGTTTCCAGCGCCGACGATCGGCGTCAGGATGTCCTCGACGCGCCTGATGATGCTGGCTTCGATCTCGTTGACATACTTCACCTGCGTTGGGTCGAGACCGGCTTCGAGCAGCTTGCTCTTCATCTGTGACAGCAGCGTGCCGCTCTGGTCGAGCAGCGTCACGCTCGCGGGTGACAGTTGCGGCACGCTGGCCGCAACCAGGTTCTGGATGCCGGCGATCTGCGCTGCGTCGAGCGAGCGGCCGGGGTAGAGCCTGAGCATCACCGAGGCCGACGGCTTGAGTTCCTCGCGCATGAATACGCTCGGCTTCGGGATGGCCAGATGCACGCGCGCCGCTTCGACCGCGGCAATCGATTGCACGGTGCGCGACAGTTCGCCCTCGAGTCCGCGCTGATAGTTGAGCTGTTCGGCAAACTGGCTGATGCCGAACTTCTGGCTTTCCATCAGCTCGAAGCCGACTGCTCCGCCGCGCGGCAGTCCCTGCGACGCGAGTCGCAGGCGGACGTCGTGGACGCGGGCGGCGGGGACAAGGATCGCGCTGCCCGCGTCGTTGAAGCGGAACGGCACGTTCATCTGCTCGAGCGCGGCAATGATCGCGCCGCCGTCGCGTTCGCCGACGTTGGAGAAGAGGATGCGGAACTCGCTTTGCCGGAACAGCGTCGCCGCCGCCACGAGCAGGGCGATGAGCGCGGCGATGGCAACCATCAGCACGACCTTCTGCCGGTTGTCCAGGCGTGCCAAGGCGGCGCGTGCACGTTCCAGCGGAGCGCTCGCGACTGTTGCTTCGGTGGTTTCGGTTCCGGCTGCCGCCATGCCAGCGTTCGAGTCAAGAACCTGCCCGAAGGCAGGCAAAAAGCGAAAAAGGGCTGATAATTACTCTGCTATTGTAGCCGTTTCTGGATTTGGACCTTCAATTCGATGATCGAAGCCGGGCAACCGTCAGCTCAGGAGGGCAGAGCGCAGGAACTGCAGCGCGCATTCGACGCCTTCAACCAGGTGTCGCAGGCGCTGACGATGGCCTATCAGGGACTGCAGGGCCGCGTCGAGTCGTTGACGATCGAACTCGCGACGGCCAATGGCGAGCTGCGCCGGCAGCACGACGCCAAGGAGGCTCTGGCAGAACGTCTGCGGTTGCTGCTCAACGCCTTGCCGGCCGGAGTCATTGTTCTCGACGGCGACGCGCGCGTCACTGAAGCCAATCCGGCGGCGCGCCGCATCCTCGGGGACGATCTCGTCGGCGAACTCTGGCCGACGCTGCTGGGCGGTTTGCTGGTGCCGACCGAAACCCCGGCGGAGTGGCAGTCCGGCGGCTGCCGGGTGGCGATCGTCGAGAGCCCGATCGATTCGATGGG
This genomic interval carries:
- the fliP gene encoding flagellar type III secretion system pore protein FliP (The bacterial flagellar biogenesis protein FliP forms a type III secretion system (T3SS)-type pore required for flagellar assembly.); translated protein: MKTADLSRRLGFLLLLVAPLATWAQAGGLPMVTSTPGADGSQTYTLSVQTLLTLTALTFIPAALLMMTSFTRIIIVLSLLRHALGTQTSPPNQVLIGLALFLSFFIMSPVLDRIHSEAYVPLSEDRISFSAAVERSAVPLREFMLKQTRESDIALFVRMSRSPGFASTAEIPMRLLIPAFVTSELKTAFQIGFVIFIPFLIVDMVVASVLMSMGMMMMSPVMVALPFKLMLFVLVDGWHLLLGSLVASFAA
- the fliG gene encoding flagellar motor switch protein FliG, whose amino-acid sequence is MPAEDGVEKSAILLIALGEDYAAEVLRHLGPKEVHKLGQAMSTLKSVPRARVEEVLSEFQKSAEESAAVNVDTDAYVRSVLTKALGDDKASNLIARILQPGDTNGIEGLKWMDAPTVADLIRNEHPQIIATILVHLAHDHASDILNQFSERLRNDVVLRVATLEGIQPEALRELNDVMLRLLSGSASMTKAAKGGVRTVAEMLNFMGTANETAVLDSIREYDPDLAQQILDEMFVFENLLDLDDRAIQLLLREIQSESLILAMKGANEALREKIFRNMSQRASEMLREDLESRGPVRLSEVEAEQKEILKVVRRLADEGQIVLGASGGGEMI
- a CDS encoding flagellar basal body-associated FliL family protein, with translation MAKDAKPATEIGDAAPAKSSKKLLIIILLVVLVVGLGGLSAFLLLRGSAAHEDDGEEAVVEKAKPAKKKKVDLNAPPVYVALDAFTVNLVPENGDQFLQLIVSVEVDDSQVGDHIKLYTPKLRNDITLLLSSKKASQLITKEGKETLAQEIREQMNGVLDPAGKGKKRDWPIKEVLFTSFIIQ
- the fliF gene encoding flagellar M-ring protein FliF gives rise to the protein MAAAGTETTEATVASAPLERARAALARLDNRQKVVLMVAIAALIALLVAAATLFRQSEFRILFSNVGERDGGAIIAALEQMNVPFRFNDAGSAILVPAARVHDVRLRLASQGLPRGGAVGFELMESQKFGISQFAEQLNYQRGLEGELSRTVQSIAAVEAARVHLAIPKPSVFMREELKPSASVMLRLYPGRSLDAAQIAGIQNLVAASVPQLSPASVTLLDQSGTLLSQMKSKLLEAGLDPTQVKYVNEIEASIIRRVEDILTPIVGAGNARVQVAADIDFSQSEHTAETHRPNTTPPEISIRSQQTNESASTSPTAQGVPGALSNQPPVPATAPLTQPAVPPAAGAAPTPLPGQINAAGVQAPIASVGQPLTTSKSSTTNYEVDKTIRHVRQSIGSIKRLSAAVVVNQRKETAKDGKSVSKPLPDAELKQISDLVKEAMGFNKDRGDTISVANAPFTAIEKDDGVPLWRDPETLSLAKELVKYGVIAAIIAYLLLGVVRPLMRTMVGPPATEKTIGSQIDIRAEEEGEEEGSGEHVPTASELLERQLAAVRAIAQQDPQAVANIIKQWTGANAG
- the fliN gene encoding flagellar motor switch protein FliN produces the protein MASEMDEPGTPATDDAGLDDDWAAAMAEQAMAAAAPAGKAQTASIFPSFDEAGSKGSLMNELDMILDIPVQIAVELGRTKMTIRNLLLLAHGSVVELDAMAGEPLNVFVNGTLIAQGEVVVVNDKFGIRLTDIVTPSERARRLGH
- the fliO gene encoding flagellar biosynthetic protein FliO, whose protein sequence is MLPPTVLAQPAGSEVPTFGTGMLLQGTLALALVVALLFLGAWLLRRLNGGRGFGGSGPLRLVGGLMIGPRERIVLVEVDETWIVVGIVPGQIRALHTLPKGDPHAGGEGERHFAQWLKRISERKNEDG
- the fliM gene encoding flagellar motor switch protein FliM → MSADFLSQDEVDALLKGVTGEADTNEEVDEGTAGPRPYNLGTQERIVRGRMPTLELVNERFARYLRIGLFNYLHRSAEISVGSIRVQKYSEFTRNLVVPTNLNLVTARPLRGTALFVLDPSLVFLVVDNMFGGDGRFHTRVEGRDFTATEQRIIQGLLRVIFTEYTRSWKPVYDLGFEYIRSEMNSQFANIATPSEIVVSTTFSLEFGGSSADMHICFPYSMLEPIRDLLYSAMQSDQLTTDRRWINTLRKQLKNAEVELTVTLATASVSLRRILEMKAGDIIPLEIPETVVALVDGVPLMECRYGQQGGQYALKVERFLAAERAESSAGENNG
- the fliJ gene encoding flagellar export protein FliJ, with translation MSRPFPLQSVLDLMRNRNDAATQRLAALIAAERDARKTLAMLLQYRDEYTARFRQAVQDGLGQPEWRNYQEFLDRLDEAVRQQEQAAALKAAHTAAGQAEWQNQRSRLNAFDTLSDRHRAGEARRELRNEQKLQDEFAARGSDGRHEQ
- a CDS encoding flagellar assembly protein FliH, with amino-acid sequence MSDVMPDGKVSAYRRWQVTAFDRPATAESAAGPAVEAAAHAGEQPATDRTTTAAEVPPAALPAEPAAVQPTAEEIERVLAAAQAAGYAAGHAEGHGVAQATAARLATVLDNLTQAIAGIEQHIADQLLTLAIEIANQVMRQSLRLQPQLILPLVREAVTALHPHHGQPQLFLHPDDAVLVRERLGEQLAHGNWRIIDDATLTAGGCRVELGASEVDATVETRWRRIIEAIGVSPEWLKAQP
- a CDS encoding flagellar hook-length control protein FliK, yielding MAISIVSAALVAQPGRPAAADEAEVRSTRADEAALGNDFFSILLAVPAMTASAAAPATDIADAPQPAAETVAPTAAVDILVLSQQLPQTSYRPPAAGNGGGDGQRIAGQGAAAGETLAALLPAQSGTGATEPLRPTADSRQLPAAATDARLKAATFAVPDLAAMPRAPAAAAESEPLEPALPVQSTAPPTTAGNAAAGAAATPAAAHSLQTPLRDPSWASEFGQKLLWFANNAQQGAQITVHPAQLGVIEISLHLDRDGATAHFVSPNAEVRNAIEAAMPRLREMFASAGIDIGQLSVGSQSLGQQSQGQGDSSPATHRLPDAAILGAGPPAGVPVAPVATSRGRAMIDVFA
- the fliI gene encoding flagellar protein export ATPase FliI — encoded protein: MTEATGNPHLDAWRAFIAGCRQAATQVSPLLPSGHLTRINGLVMEASGLKLPLGSSCRVMPSGGSPIEAEVVGFHGERLFLMPTEDVYGLSPGARVVALETPNGPPRVGQPPPARRRSIDRAKLVPVGESLLGRVLDGAGRPLDQLGPLNARSLRPLQSRPVNPMSRAPIEQALDVGVRAINALLSVGRGQRMGLFAGSGVGKSVLLGMMARYTAAEVIVVGLIGERGREVKEFIEQILGEEGLQRAVVVAAPADVSPLMRLQGAAYATSIAEYFRDRGRHVLLIMDSLTRYAMAQREIALAIGEPPVTRGYPPSVFARLPQLVERAGNGRDGGGSITGFYTVLAEGDDQQDPIADAARAILDGHIVLSRTLADAGHYPAIDIEQSISRAMTNLVSPSHLDQIRRFKSLFSRYQRSRDLLSVGAYAAGSDPQLDQAIAIYPRFEGLLQQSLGQRADLASSIAQLHDLFGPAQAAPTG
- the fliQ gene encoding flagellar biosynthesis protein FliQ → MTPSTVMEIGRQAVEMTLLLSAPLLLAALLIGLVVSIFQAATQINEQTLSFIPKLVGVFLVLLAAGPWMLQLMVDYVRRLFESIPQMIG